The proteins below are encoded in one region of Drosophila santomea strain STO CAGO 1482 chromosome 3R, Prin_Dsan_1.1, whole genome shotgun sequence:
- the LOC120451424 gene encoding coatomer subunit gamma isoform X2 → MGSFRRDKDEEEDAGPSNAYQNLEKTSVLQETRTFNETPVNPRKCIHILTKILYLINQGEQLVAREATDCFFAMTKLFQSKDVVLRRMVYLGIKELSSIAEDVIIVTSSLTKDMTGKEDLYRAAAIRALCSITDNTMLQAVERYMKQCIVDKNAAVSCAALVSSLRLASTAGDVVKRWANEAQEALNSDNIMVQYHALGLLYHIRKSDRLAVSKLVNKLTRGSLKSPYAVCMLIRIACKLIEEEDIPSEELSDSPLFTFIESCLRHKSEMVIYEAAHAIVNLKNTNPRMLSPAFSILQLFCSSPKATLRFAAVRTLNKVAMTHPAAVTTCNLDLEGLITDSNRSVATLAITTLLKTGAESSVERLMKQISTFVAEISDEFKVVVVQAICALCTKYPRKHTVLMNFLSGMLREEGGLEYKTSIVDTIITIIEENADAKESGLSHLCEFIEDCEHVSLAVRILHLLGKEGPFAATPSKYIRFIYNRVILESPIVRAAAVTAMAQFGASCPALLSNILVLLGRCQMDPDDEVRDRATYYLSILNSERPELYKNYIIERENCSLALLEKSLVDHLNGDLDTRFDISIVPKAAIVKPVIANDVMLVTSSAPRPPKITREEESAARLAQLPGIQVLGPIHRSTAPIQLTESETEYTVQCIKHIFGQHVVFQFDCLNTLSDQILENVRVELTLPEGFTARAVIPCPKLPYNDLQTTFVIVEFPPDTASSIATFGATLRFVVKDCDPNTGEPDSDEGYDDEYMLEDLELTVADQIQKTRKNNFQVSWDAADTEEWLQAEDTFVLSAVTTLQEAVNTIVKILGLGAANLSENVPEGTHLHTLLCSGTFRGGAEILVRAKLALSEGVTLNLTVRSTDQDVAELITAAIG, encoded by the exons ATGGGTTCGTTCCGCCGCGAcaaggatgaggaggaggacg CAGGACCGAGCAATGCGTACCAGAACCTGGAAAAAACGTCGGTGCTTCAGGAGACGCGCACCTTCAATGAGACGCCGGTGAACCCAAGGAAGTGCATCCACATCCTGACCAAAATCCTGTACCTGATCAATCAGGGTGAGCAGCTTGTGGCCCGTGAGGCCACCGACTGCTTTTTCGCGATGACGAAGCTCTTCCAATCTAAGGATGTGGTGCTGCGGCGTATGGTTTACCTGGGCATCAAGGAGCTGAGCTCCATTGCCGAGGACGTCATCATCGTGACCAGCTCGCTAACGAAGGATATGACCGGCAAGGAGGACCTGTACAGGGCCGCCGCCATCCGGGCCTTGTGCAGCATCACGGATAACACCATGCTGCAGGCCGTGGAGCGCTACATGAAGCAGTGCATTGTCGACAAAAACGCGGCGGTTTCTTGTGCCGCATTGGTCAGTTCCTTGAGATTGGCCAGCACTGCCGGCGACGTAGTCAAGCGGTGGGCAAACGAAGCCCAGGAGGCCTTGAACAGCGACAATATTATGGTGCAGTACCACGCGTTGGGTCTGCTCTACCACATCCGCAAGTCGGATCGGTTGGCTGTCTCCAAGTTGGTCAACAAGCTGACCAGAGGCTCTCTGAAGAGTCCCTATGCCGTTTGCATGCTG ATTCGCATTGCCTGTAAGCTGATCGAGGAGGAGGACATTCCCTCTGAAGAGCTGTCCGATTCGCCCTTGTTTACGTTCATCGAGTCCTGTCTGCGCCACAAGAGCGAGATGGTCATCTACGAGGCGGCTCACGCTATTGTCAACCTCAAGAACACCAATCCGCGAATGCTATCGCCGGCGTTCTCCATCCTCCAGCTATTCTGCAGCTCGCCGAAGGCAACGTTGCGCTTTGCGGCTGTGCGCACACTCAACAAGGTGGCCATGACGCACCCGGCGGCGGTGACCACCTGTAATTTGGACCTGGAAGGTCTCATCACGGATTCTAACCGATCGGTGGCCACTCTGGCCATAACTACGCTGTTGAAGACCGGCGCTGAATCCTCGGTGGAGCGTCTGATGAAGCAGATCTCCACGTTTGTGGCCGAGATTTCTGATGAGTTCAAGGTGGTGGTCGTGCAGGCCATTTGCGCTCTGTGTACCAAGTATCCGCGCAAGCACACAGTGCTGATGAACTTCCTTAGCGGTATGCTGCGCGAAGAGGGTGGCCTTGAGTACAAGACCTCCATAGTTGACACCATCATCACGATCATCGAGGAAAATGCGGACGCCAAGGAGTCCGGTTTGTCGCATCTGTGTGAGTTCATCGAGGATTGCGAACACGTTTCACTGGCGGTGAGGATTCTTCACCTGCTGGGCAAGGAGGGACCCTTCGCGGCCACACCCTCCAAGTACATACGCTTTATCTACAACCGCGTCATCTTGGAGAGCCCTATTGTGCGAGCAGCCGCAGTCACGGCCATGGCTCAGTTCGGAGCATCTTGCCCAGCCTTGTTAAGCAATATTCTCGTACTGCTGGGTCGTTGCCAGATGGATCCGGACGACGAGGTGCGTGACCGCGCCACCTACTACCTTAGCATTCTTAACTCAGAAAGGCCAGAGCTGTACAAGAACTACATCATCGAGAGGGAGAATTGTTCTCTGGCTCTGCTGGAGAAATCGCTGGTCGATCATCTGAATGGCGATCTGGACACACGCTTTGATATTTCCATTGTGCCCAAGGCGGCCATAGTTAAGCCGGTGATTGCCAACGATGTAATGCTAGTTACCAGCAGTGCTCCACGGCCGCCGAAAATCACGCGGGAGGAGGAGAGTGCCGCACGTCTGGCACAGCTGCCAGGCATCCAGGTGCTGGGCCCCATCCATCGCAGCACAGCTCCCATTCAGTTAACCGAAAGCGAAACGGAGTACACGGTGCAATGCATCAAACACATATTCGGCCAGCACGTGGTCTTCCAATTCGATTGCTTGAATACGCTATCCGACCAAATTCTGGAAAATGTGCGGGTGGAGCTCACGCTGCCGGAAGGATTCACAGCCAGAGCGGTCATTCCATGTCCCAAGTTACCCTACAACGATCTGCAGACCACATTTGTCATCGTAGAATTCCCGCCCGACACCGCCAGTTCCATCG CCACCTTTGGTGCCACTTTGCGATTTGTGGTCAAGGACTGCGATCCCAACACCGGCGAGCCGGACTCAGATGAGGGCTATGACGACGAGTACATGCTAGAGGATTTGGAGCTGACAGTTGCCGATCAGATACAGAAAACCAGAAAGAACAATTTCCAAGTGTCATGGGATGCAGCTGACACAGAAG AATGGCTACAAGCCGAGGATACCTTTGTGCTATCGGCAGTGACCACCTTGCAGGAAGCCGTCAACACTATAGTCAAGATTTTGGGGCTGGGCGCTGCAAACCTCTCTGAAAATGTACCTGAGGGTACGCACCTGCATACGTTGCTCTGTTCAG GAACCTTCAGAGGCGGCGCAGAGATTCTCGTGCGGGCCAAGCTGGCGCTTTCAGAGGGCGTCACGCTTAATCTGACGGTGCGCAGCACAGATCAGGACGTAGCGGAGCTCATAACGGCGGCCATCGGATAA
- the LOC120451426 gene encoding protein pygopus, producing the protein MTHNLGMAPYRLPGPAGGLCPPDFKPPPPTDIISAPSNPKKRRKTSSAANSAAAVAAAAAAAAAANSMQQQQAPPTPQDLLPPPPMGGFGDTIIASNPFDDSPQVSAMSSSAAAAMAAMNQMGGGPGGGHFGGGGPGQHPHWEDRMGMGGGPPPPPHMHPHMHPHHPGGPMGHPHGPHPHMGGPPPMRGMSPMHPHQMGPGPGVGLPPHMNHGRPGGPGGPVPMGSPMGGMAGMGGMSPMGGMGGPSISPHHMGMGGLSPMGGGPNGPNPRAMQGSPMGGPGQNSPMNSLPMGSPMGNPIGSPLGPPSGPGPGNPGNTGGPQQQQQQQPPQPPMNNGQMGPPPLHSPLGNGPTGHGSHMPGGPIPGPGPGPGGLVGPGGISPAHGNNPGGPGNNLLGGNPGGGNSNNGSNTSNASNNNQNPHLSPAAGRLGVPTSMQSNGPSVSSVASSSVPSPATPTLTPTSTATSMSTSVPTSSPAPPAMSPHHSLNSAGPSPGMPNSGPSPLQSPAGPNGPNNNNSNNNNGPMMGQMNPNAVPMQHQQHMGGGPPGHGPGPMPGMGMNQMLPPQQPSHLGPPHPNMMNHPHHPHHHPGGPPPHMMGGPGMHGGPGGMPPHMGGGPNPHMMGGPHGNAGPHMGHGHMGGVPGPGPGPGGMNGPPHPHMSPHHGHPHHHHNPMGGPGPNMFGGGGGGPMGPGGPMGNMGPMGGGPMGGPMGVGPKPMTMGGGKMYPPGQPMVFNPQNPNAPPIYPCGMCHKEVNDNDEAVFCESGCNFFFHRTCVGLTEAAFQMLNKEVFAEWCCDKCVSSKHIPMVKFKC; encoded by the exons ATGACCCACAATCTTGGTATGGCGCCATATCGATTGCCGGGTCCAGCGGGCGGACTTTGTCCGCCCGACTTTAAGCCGCCGCCTCCTACGGACATCATCTCGGCGCCGAGCAATCCGAAGAAGCGGCGGAAAACCTCAAGTGCCGCAAACTCCGCTGCAgcggtggctgcggctgctgctgcagcagctgctgcgaATTccatgcaacagcagcaggcgccACCGACACCGCAGGATCTGCTGCCACCTCCGCCAATGGGAGGCTTCGGAGACACCATTATTGCCTCGAATCCATTCGACGACAGTCCCCAGGTGTCGGCGATGTCCAGCTCAGCGGCCGCGGCGATGGCGGCCATGAATCAGATGGGCGGCGGACCAGGAGGCGGTCACTTTGGCGGCGGTGGACCGGGCCAGCACCCGCACTGGGAAGATCGCATGGGCATGGGTGGTGGACCTCCTCCCCCGCCTCACATGCATCCCCATATGCACCCGCATCATCCAGGCGGACCCATGGGTCATCCACATGGTCCCCATCCGCACATGGGTGGTCCGCCTCCAATGCGAGGCATGAGCCCCATGCACCCCCACCAAATGGGACCGGGACCAGGCGTCGGACTGCCGCCGCATATGAATCACGGAAGGCCAGGAGGACCGGGTGGACCCGTCCCAATGGGCAGTCCCATGGGTGGAATGGCTGGCATGGGCGGCATGAGTCCAATGGGCGGAATGGGAGGCCCCAGCATATCACCCCATCACATGGGAATGGGCGGTCTGTCGCCCATGGGAGGCGGTCCCAACGGACCCAATCCGCGAGCCATGCAAGGTTCACCAATGGGCGGTCCGGGCCAGAACTCGCCAATGAACTCACTGCCCATGGGCTCTCCGATGGGCAATCCAATTGGCAGCCCGTTGGGCCCTCCCTCGGGTCCGGGCCCTGGAAATCCCGGCAACACCGGCGgaccacagcagcagcaacaacaacaacctcCGCAGCCACCGATGAACAACGGGCAGATGGGTCCTCCTCCTCTGCACAGTCCGCTCGGCAACGGACCCACGGGTCATGGCAGTCACATGCCTGGAGGACCCATTCCAGGGCCAGGACCTGGGCCCGGCGGCCTGGTAGGACCCGGTGGCATCTCCCCCGCGCACGGCAACAACCCGGGTGGTCCTGGGAACAACCTGCTCGGCGGGAATCCCGGcggcggcaacagcaacaacggaAGCAATACAAGTaacgccagcaacaacaatcaaaaTCCTCACCTCTCGCCAGCAGCCGGACGCCTGGGAGTGCCGACGTCGATGCAGTCGAATGGACCTTCGGTATCTTCGGTAGCTTCCTCATCGGTTCCCTCGcccgccacgcccacgctcACGCCCACATCGACGGCCACGTCCATGTCCACGTCAGTGCCTACATCCTCGCCAGCGCCGCCCGCCATGTCACCGCATCACTCGCTAAACAGCGCTGGCCCGAGTCCGGGCATGCCCAACTCCGGACCCAGTCCGCTGCAGTCACCAGCCGGTCCCAATGGCCcgaataacaacaacagcaataacaacaacggaCCCATGATGGGCCAGATGAACCCGAACGCAGTTCCTatgcagcaccagcagcacatGGGCGGCGGCCCACCTGGCCACGGGCCCGGACCAATGCCCGGAATGGGCATGAatcaaatgctgccaccgcAGCAACCCTCGCATCTCGGTCCCCCGCATCCGAATATGATGAACCACCCGCATCATCCGCACCATCATCCTGGCGGACCACCGCCGCACATGATGGGCGGACCCGGAATGCACGGCGGTCCCGGTGGAATGCCTCCTCATATGGGCGGAGGACCTAATCCGCACATGATGGGCGGTCCGCACGGGAACGCGGGTCCACACATGGGTCACGGCCACATGGGTGGAGTACCTGGTCCAGGACCCGGACCTGGCGGCATGAACGGACCCCCGCATCCGCACATGTCCCCGCACCACGGACACCCGCATCACCACCACAACCCGATGGGCGGACCAGGTCCAAATATGTTcggcggtggtggaggaggacCCATGGGTCCCGGTGGACCGATGGGCAACATGGGGCCCATGGGTGGTGGCCCGATGGGCGGCCCAATGGGTGTAGGTCCCAAGCCGATGACAATGGGCGGCGGAAAGATGTACCCGCCGGGTCAGCCAATGGTCTTCAATCCGCAGAACCCGAATGCGCCGCCCATATATCCGTGTGGCATGTGCCACAAGGAGGTGAACGACAACGACGAAGCCGTGTTCTGTGAATCCGGTTGTAACTTTTTCTTTCACAG AACCTGTGTTGGCCTGACAGAGGCGGCCTTCCAAATGCTCAACAAGGAGGTGTTTGCCGAGTGGTGCTGCGACAAGTGCGTGTCTTCCAAGCATATTCCCATGGTCAAGTTCAAGTGTTGA
- the LOC120451424 gene encoding coatomer subunit gamma isoform X3, with translation MGSFRRDKDEEEDGPSNAYQNLEKTSVLQETRTFNETPVNPRKCIHILTKILYLINQGEQLVAREATDCFFAMTKLFQSKDVVLRRMVYLGIKELSSIAEDVIIVTSSLTKDMTGKEDLYRAAAIRALCSITDNTMLQAVERYMKQCIVDKNAAVSCAALVSSLRLASTAGDVVKRWANEAQEALNSDNIMVQYHALGLLYHIRKSDRLAVSKLVNKLTRGSLKSPYAVCMLIRIACKLIEEEDIPSEELSDSPLFTFIESCLRHKSEMVIYEAAHAIVNLKNTNPRMLSPAFSILQLFCSSPKATLRFAAVRTLNKVAMTHPAAVTTCNLDLEGLITDSNRSVATLAITTLLKTGAESSVERLMKQISTFVAEISDEFKVVVVQAICALCTKYPRKHTVLMNFLSGMLREEGGLEYKTSIVDTIITIIEENADAKESGLSHLCEFIEDCEHVSLAVRILHLLGKEGPFAATPSKYIRFIYNRVILESPIVRAAAVTAMAQFGASCPALLSNILVLLGRCQMDPDDEVRDRATYYLSILNSERPELYKNYIIERENCSLALLEKSLVDHLNGDLDTRFDISIVPKAAIVKPVIANDVMLVTSSAPRPPKITREEESAARLAQLPGIQVLGPIHRSTAPIQLTESETEYTVQCIKHIFGQHVVFQFDCLNTLSDQILENVRVELTLPEGFTARAVIPCPKLPYNDLQTTFVIVEFPPDTASSIATFGATLRFVVKDCDPNTGEPDSDEGYDDEYMLEDLELTVADQIQKTRKNNFQVSWDAADTEEWLQAEDTFVLSAVTTLQEAVNTIVKILGLGAANLSENVPEGTHLHTLLCSGTFRGGAEILVRAKLALSEGVTLNLTVRSTDQDVAELITAAIG, from the exons ATGGGTTCGTTCCGCCGCGAcaaggatgaggaggaggacg GACCGAGCAATGCGTACCAGAACCTGGAAAAAACGTCGGTGCTTCAGGAGACGCGCACCTTCAATGAGACGCCGGTGAACCCAAGGAAGTGCATCCACATCCTGACCAAAATCCTGTACCTGATCAATCAGGGTGAGCAGCTTGTGGCCCGTGAGGCCACCGACTGCTTTTTCGCGATGACGAAGCTCTTCCAATCTAAGGATGTGGTGCTGCGGCGTATGGTTTACCTGGGCATCAAGGAGCTGAGCTCCATTGCCGAGGACGTCATCATCGTGACCAGCTCGCTAACGAAGGATATGACCGGCAAGGAGGACCTGTACAGGGCCGCCGCCATCCGGGCCTTGTGCAGCATCACGGATAACACCATGCTGCAGGCCGTGGAGCGCTACATGAAGCAGTGCATTGTCGACAAAAACGCGGCGGTTTCTTGTGCCGCATTGGTCAGTTCCTTGAGATTGGCCAGCACTGCCGGCGACGTAGTCAAGCGGTGGGCAAACGAAGCCCAGGAGGCCTTGAACAGCGACAATATTATGGTGCAGTACCACGCGTTGGGTCTGCTCTACCACATCCGCAAGTCGGATCGGTTGGCTGTCTCCAAGTTGGTCAACAAGCTGACCAGAGGCTCTCTGAAGAGTCCCTATGCCGTTTGCATGCTG ATTCGCATTGCCTGTAAGCTGATCGAGGAGGAGGACATTCCCTCTGAAGAGCTGTCCGATTCGCCCTTGTTTACGTTCATCGAGTCCTGTCTGCGCCACAAGAGCGAGATGGTCATCTACGAGGCGGCTCACGCTATTGTCAACCTCAAGAACACCAATCCGCGAATGCTATCGCCGGCGTTCTCCATCCTCCAGCTATTCTGCAGCTCGCCGAAGGCAACGTTGCGCTTTGCGGCTGTGCGCACACTCAACAAGGTGGCCATGACGCACCCGGCGGCGGTGACCACCTGTAATTTGGACCTGGAAGGTCTCATCACGGATTCTAACCGATCGGTGGCCACTCTGGCCATAACTACGCTGTTGAAGACCGGCGCTGAATCCTCGGTGGAGCGTCTGATGAAGCAGATCTCCACGTTTGTGGCCGAGATTTCTGATGAGTTCAAGGTGGTGGTCGTGCAGGCCATTTGCGCTCTGTGTACCAAGTATCCGCGCAAGCACACAGTGCTGATGAACTTCCTTAGCGGTATGCTGCGCGAAGAGGGTGGCCTTGAGTACAAGACCTCCATAGTTGACACCATCATCACGATCATCGAGGAAAATGCGGACGCCAAGGAGTCCGGTTTGTCGCATCTGTGTGAGTTCATCGAGGATTGCGAACACGTTTCACTGGCGGTGAGGATTCTTCACCTGCTGGGCAAGGAGGGACCCTTCGCGGCCACACCCTCCAAGTACATACGCTTTATCTACAACCGCGTCATCTTGGAGAGCCCTATTGTGCGAGCAGCCGCAGTCACGGCCATGGCTCAGTTCGGAGCATCTTGCCCAGCCTTGTTAAGCAATATTCTCGTACTGCTGGGTCGTTGCCAGATGGATCCGGACGACGAGGTGCGTGACCGCGCCACCTACTACCTTAGCATTCTTAACTCAGAAAGGCCAGAGCTGTACAAGAACTACATCATCGAGAGGGAGAATTGTTCTCTGGCTCTGCTGGAGAAATCGCTGGTCGATCATCTGAATGGCGATCTGGACACACGCTTTGATATTTCCATTGTGCCCAAGGCGGCCATAGTTAAGCCGGTGATTGCCAACGATGTAATGCTAGTTACCAGCAGTGCTCCACGGCCGCCGAAAATCACGCGGGAGGAGGAGAGTGCCGCACGTCTGGCACAGCTGCCAGGCATCCAGGTGCTGGGCCCCATCCATCGCAGCACAGCTCCCATTCAGTTAACCGAAAGCGAAACGGAGTACACGGTGCAATGCATCAAACACATATTCGGCCAGCACGTGGTCTTCCAATTCGATTGCTTGAATACGCTATCCGACCAAATTCTGGAAAATGTGCGGGTGGAGCTCACGCTGCCGGAAGGATTCACAGCCAGAGCGGTCATTCCATGTCCCAAGTTACCCTACAACGATCTGCAGACCACATTTGTCATCGTAGAATTCCCGCCCGACACCGCCAGTTCCATCG CCACCTTTGGTGCCACTTTGCGATTTGTGGTCAAGGACTGCGATCCCAACACCGGCGAGCCGGACTCAGATGAGGGCTATGACGACGAGTACATGCTAGAGGATTTGGAGCTGACAGTTGCCGATCAGATACAGAAAACCAGAAAGAACAATTTCCAAGTGTCATGGGATGCAGCTGACACAGAAG AATGGCTACAAGCCGAGGATACCTTTGTGCTATCGGCAGTGACCACCTTGCAGGAAGCCGTCAACACTATAGTCAAGATTTTGGGGCTGGGCGCTGCAAACCTCTCTGAAAATGTACCTGAGGGTACGCACCTGCATACGTTGCTCTGTTCAG GAACCTTCAGAGGCGGCGCAGAGATTCTCGTGCGGGCCAAGCTGGCGCTTTCAGAGGGCGTCACGCTTAATCTGACGGTGCGCAGCACAGATCAGGACGTAGCGGAGCTCATAACGGCGGCCATCGGATAA
- the LOC120451424 gene encoding coatomer subunit gamma isoform X1 — MNYFSLASHKKQRGHPPAGPSNAYQNLEKTSVLQETRTFNETPVNPRKCIHILTKILYLINQGEQLVAREATDCFFAMTKLFQSKDVVLRRMVYLGIKELSSIAEDVIIVTSSLTKDMTGKEDLYRAAAIRALCSITDNTMLQAVERYMKQCIVDKNAAVSCAALVSSLRLASTAGDVVKRWANEAQEALNSDNIMVQYHALGLLYHIRKSDRLAVSKLVNKLTRGSLKSPYAVCMLIRIACKLIEEEDIPSEELSDSPLFTFIESCLRHKSEMVIYEAAHAIVNLKNTNPRMLSPAFSILQLFCSSPKATLRFAAVRTLNKVAMTHPAAVTTCNLDLEGLITDSNRSVATLAITTLLKTGAESSVERLMKQISTFVAEISDEFKVVVVQAICALCTKYPRKHTVLMNFLSGMLREEGGLEYKTSIVDTIITIIEENADAKESGLSHLCEFIEDCEHVSLAVRILHLLGKEGPFAATPSKYIRFIYNRVILESPIVRAAAVTAMAQFGASCPALLSNILVLLGRCQMDPDDEVRDRATYYLSILNSERPELYKNYIIERENCSLALLEKSLVDHLNGDLDTRFDISIVPKAAIVKPVIANDVMLVTSSAPRPPKITREEESAARLAQLPGIQVLGPIHRSTAPIQLTESETEYTVQCIKHIFGQHVVFQFDCLNTLSDQILENVRVELTLPEGFTARAVIPCPKLPYNDLQTTFVIVEFPPDTASSIATFGATLRFVVKDCDPNTGEPDSDEGYDDEYMLEDLELTVADQIQKTRKNNFQVSWDAADTEEWLQAEDTFVLSAVTTLQEAVNTIVKILGLGAANLSENVPEGTHLHTLLCSGTFRGGAEILVRAKLALSEGVTLNLTVRSTDQDVAELITAAIG; from the exons ATGAACTATTTTTCCCTTGCTTCGCACAAAAAACAACGCGGCCATCCGCCAGCAGGACCGAGCAATGCGTACCAGAACCTGGAAAAAACGTCGGTGCTTCAGGAGACGCGCACCTTCAATGAGACGCCGGTGAACCCAAGGAAGTGCATCCACATCCTGACCAAAATCCTGTACCTGATCAATCAGGGTGAGCAGCTTGTGGCCCGTGAGGCCACCGACTGCTTTTTCGCGATGACGAAGCTCTTCCAATCTAAGGATGTGGTGCTGCGGCGTATGGTTTACCTGGGCATCAAGGAGCTGAGCTCCATTGCCGAGGACGTCATCATCGTGACCAGCTCGCTAACGAAGGATATGACCGGCAAGGAGGACCTGTACAGGGCCGCCGCCATCCGGGCCTTGTGCAGCATCACGGATAACACCATGCTGCAGGCCGTGGAGCGCTACATGAAGCAGTGCATTGTCGACAAAAACGCGGCGGTTTCTTGTGCCGCATTGGTCAGTTCCTTGAGATTGGCCAGCACTGCCGGCGACGTAGTCAAGCGGTGGGCAAACGAAGCCCAGGAGGCCTTGAACAGCGACAATATTATGGTGCAGTACCACGCGTTGGGTCTGCTCTACCACATCCGCAAGTCGGATCGGTTGGCTGTCTCCAAGTTGGTCAACAAGCTGACCAGAGGCTCTCTGAAGAGTCCCTATGCCGTTTGCATGCTG ATTCGCATTGCCTGTAAGCTGATCGAGGAGGAGGACATTCCCTCTGAAGAGCTGTCCGATTCGCCCTTGTTTACGTTCATCGAGTCCTGTCTGCGCCACAAGAGCGAGATGGTCATCTACGAGGCGGCTCACGCTATTGTCAACCTCAAGAACACCAATCCGCGAATGCTATCGCCGGCGTTCTCCATCCTCCAGCTATTCTGCAGCTCGCCGAAGGCAACGTTGCGCTTTGCGGCTGTGCGCACACTCAACAAGGTGGCCATGACGCACCCGGCGGCGGTGACCACCTGTAATTTGGACCTGGAAGGTCTCATCACGGATTCTAACCGATCGGTGGCCACTCTGGCCATAACTACGCTGTTGAAGACCGGCGCTGAATCCTCGGTGGAGCGTCTGATGAAGCAGATCTCCACGTTTGTGGCCGAGATTTCTGATGAGTTCAAGGTGGTGGTCGTGCAGGCCATTTGCGCTCTGTGTACCAAGTATCCGCGCAAGCACACAGTGCTGATGAACTTCCTTAGCGGTATGCTGCGCGAAGAGGGTGGCCTTGAGTACAAGACCTCCATAGTTGACACCATCATCACGATCATCGAGGAAAATGCGGACGCCAAGGAGTCCGGTTTGTCGCATCTGTGTGAGTTCATCGAGGATTGCGAACACGTTTCACTGGCGGTGAGGATTCTTCACCTGCTGGGCAAGGAGGGACCCTTCGCGGCCACACCCTCCAAGTACATACGCTTTATCTACAACCGCGTCATCTTGGAGAGCCCTATTGTGCGAGCAGCCGCAGTCACGGCCATGGCTCAGTTCGGAGCATCTTGCCCAGCCTTGTTAAGCAATATTCTCGTACTGCTGGGTCGTTGCCAGATGGATCCGGACGACGAGGTGCGTGACCGCGCCACCTACTACCTTAGCATTCTTAACTCAGAAAGGCCAGAGCTGTACAAGAACTACATCATCGAGAGGGAGAATTGTTCTCTGGCTCTGCTGGAGAAATCGCTGGTCGATCATCTGAATGGCGATCTGGACACACGCTTTGATATTTCCATTGTGCCCAAGGCGGCCATAGTTAAGCCGGTGATTGCCAACGATGTAATGCTAGTTACCAGCAGTGCTCCACGGCCGCCGAAAATCACGCGGGAGGAGGAGAGTGCCGCACGTCTGGCACAGCTGCCAGGCATCCAGGTGCTGGGCCCCATCCATCGCAGCACAGCTCCCATTCAGTTAACCGAAAGCGAAACGGAGTACACGGTGCAATGCATCAAACACATATTCGGCCAGCACGTGGTCTTCCAATTCGATTGCTTGAATACGCTATCCGACCAAATTCTGGAAAATGTGCGGGTGGAGCTCACGCTGCCGGAAGGATTCACAGCCAGAGCGGTCATTCCATGTCCCAAGTTACCCTACAACGATCTGCAGACCACATTTGTCATCGTAGAATTCCCGCCCGACACCGCCAGTTCCATCG CCACCTTTGGTGCCACTTTGCGATTTGTGGTCAAGGACTGCGATCCCAACACCGGCGAGCCGGACTCAGATGAGGGCTATGACGACGAGTACATGCTAGAGGATTTGGAGCTGACAGTTGCCGATCAGATACAGAAAACCAGAAAGAACAATTTCCAAGTGTCATGGGATGCAGCTGACACAGAAG AATGGCTACAAGCCGAGGATACCTTTGTGCTATCGGCAGTGACCACCTTGCAGGAAGCCGTCAACACTATAGTCAAGATTTTGGGGCTGGGCGCTGCAAACCTCTCTGAAAATGTACCTGAGGGTACGCACCTGCATACGTTGCTCTGTTCAG GAACCTTCAGAGGCGGCGCAGAGATTCTCGTGCGGGCCAAGCTGGCGCTTTCAGAGGGCGTCACGCTTAATCTGACGGTGCGCAGCACAGATCAGGACGTAGCGGAGCTCATAACGGCGGCCATCGGATAA